From Thermogemmatispora onikobensis, a single genomic window includes:
- a CDS encoding queuosine 5'-phosphate N-glycosylase/hydrolase: MHRWNQSADQEEVLPPVGVDPLGVLSTTRCVVEDGEHVWINSEQIQTLSERWAELIGPATAGASGPSTGYDRYHFFDGSERSVNWILLLDALNFCFWPEKDQPRWSITYQGEHLSGYWAEAAALTRAVEEGRPIWDAAYLRAMSREELALIFRSEQEQQIPLFEERLTHVHEVGRVLLERFDGQFSRAVAQAAGSAVRLVQLLVEAFPSFRDVARYRQREVRFFKRAQICVADLHALFRGQSWGAFHDLDQLTIFADYKLPQLLRHFGVLEYHPTLAQRVDQQELLPAGSEEEVEIRATTVWACELLRQALAARGLPMKAIEIDQQLWLLSQRIPDMRPYHRTRTIYY, encoded by the coding sequence ATGCATCGTTGGAACCAAAGCGCGGACCAAGAGGAAGTGCTTCCACCTGTCGGGGTGGACCCACTGGGAGTGCTCAGCACTACCCGCTGCGTGGTCGAAGATGGCGAGCATGTCTGGATTAACAGCGAGCAGATCCAGACCCTCAGCGAGCGCTGGGCTGAGCTGATCGGCCCGGCGACAGCTGGCGCCTCTGGACCATCAACCGGCTATGATCGCTACCATTTCTTCGATGGCAGCGAGCGCAGCGTGAACTGGATTCTCTTGCTCGATGCGCTCAATTTCTGCTTCTGGCCAGAGAAAGATCAGCCGCGCTGGAGCATCACCTATCAGGGGGAACACCTCAGCGGCTACTGGGCCGAGGCTGCCGCTCTGACGCGCGCGGTAGAAGAAGGCCGCCCCATCTGGGATGCCGCTTACTTACGCGCTATGAGCCGCGAGGAACTGGCCCTGATCTTCCGCAGCGAGCAGGAGCAGCAAATCCCGCTTTTTGAGGAGCGCCTGACCCACGTTCATGAAGTCGGGCGCGTTCTTTTGGAGCGCTTCGATGGGCAATTCTCTCGGGCTGTGGCTCAGGCCGCCGGCAGCGCGGTGCGCCTGGTGCAGTTGCTCGTCGAGGCTTTCCCGTCCTTCCGCGATGTGGCCCGCTATCGTCAGCGCGAGGTGCGCTTCTTTAAGCGTGCCCAGATCTGCGTCGCCGATCTTCACGCCCTCTTCCGCGGCCAGAGCTGGGGCGCCTTCCACGACCTCGACCAGCTGACGATCTTCGCTGACTACAAGTTACCCCAGCTGCTGCGCCATTTCGGGGTGCTGGAGTATCATCCCACTCTGGCCCAACGGGTCGACCAGCAGGAGCTTCTCCCTGCCGGCAGCGAGGAGGAGGTCGAGATCCGTGCAACTACGGTCTGGGCTTGCGAGCTCCTCCGCCAGGCTCTGGCTGCCCGTGGCCTGCCCATGAAGGCGATCGAGATCGATCAGCAGCTCTGGTTGCTCAGTCAGCGCATACCTGATATGCGACCTTATCATCGGACCCGTACTATCTATTACTAG
- a CDS encoding polyprenyl synthetase family protein, translating into MSEDGEMAVWERAFGGGLAFLYGRLERLLTEVPVPLREDVALALRQEGKLLAWQAAESGAEAQRWGPGELRAGKWPLLTFLIARSLGPAVALDYAAGAALAVECLVCAIDVFDDLVDDDQTPLLQAMGEARAINVAAALLALAQQAILTVASEAKAPASEPLVLLSELQAASLACLAGQQRDLLAEVQPLSAFRREDCLALAAAKAGSLMRLACRLGALVAGASPSLCELFTRLGELLGIAGQLDNDCHDLHALLASSPACSRPKSDLRRGKKTLPLVLAASAGCSPEELLALQQEAPISTALSARLSEAITAAWSICLLYRERARLCLQAIEVCQPLPPELHQLLGL; encoded by the coding sequence ATGAGCGAAGACGGGGAGATGGCTGTCTGGGAAAGGGCTTTTGGGGGGGGGCTGGCCTTTCTCTACGGGCGCCTGGAGCGTTTGCTTACCGAGGTACCTGTGCCGTTGCGCGAGGACGTAGCCCTGGCTTTGCGCCAGGAGGGCAAGTTACTCGCCTGGCAGGCGGCGGAGTCAGGTGCTGAAGCTCAGAGGTGGGGACCGGGCGAGCTGCGGGCGGGAAAGTGGCCTTTGCTCACTTTCTTGATCGCGCGTTCTCTGGGTCCGGCTGTCGCGCTGGATTATGCTGCCGGGGCTGCTTTGGCGGTAGAGTGTTTGGTCTGCGCCATTGATGTCTTTGACGATCTGGTCGATGATGATCAGACCCCGCTGCTGCAGGCGATGGGCGAGGCACGTGCCATCAACGTGGCTGCTGCCCTGCTGGCTCTGGCTCAGCAAGCCATTCTGACGGTTGCCTCTGAAGCCAAAGCGCCCGCCAGCGAGCCGCTGGTGCTCTTGAGTGAGCTGCAGGCGGCGAGCCTGGCCTGCCTGGCTGGTCAGCAGCGCGACCTCCTCGCGGAGGTCCAGCCGCTGAGCGCCTTTCGACGTGAGGACTGTCTGGCGCTGGCGGCGGCAAAGGCTGGCTCACTCATGCGCCTGGCCTGCCGTCTCGGCGCCCTGGTCGCTGGAGCCTCTCCCTCCCTCTGCGAACTCTTCACCCGCCTGGGGGAGCTGCTGGGGATCGCGGGCCAGCTCGATAACGATTGTCACGATCTGCATGCCTTGCTGGCTTCCTCCCCAGCATGCTCCCGGCCAAAGTCCGATCTCCGCCGTGGGAAAAAGACGCTCCCGCTGGTGCTCGCTGCCTCCGCTGGCTGCTCTCCCGAAGAGTTGCTCGCCCTGCAGCAGGAGGCTCCCATCAGCACCGCTCTCTCCGCCCGCCTCTCCGAGGCGATCACCGCCGCCTGGAGCATTTGCCTGCTCTATCGCGAACGCGCTCGCCTCTGTCTGCAGGCTATCGAGGTATGCCAGCCTCTTCCGCCCGAATTACATCAACTACTCGGACTGTGA
- a CDS encoding UDP-N-acetylmuramoyl-L-alanyl-D-glutamate--2,6-diaminopimelate ligase, whose translation MILKTLLAALPSPPRAIYPGGPLNETAALEQLPVSQLAYDSRRVEPGTLFIAVPGTHTDGRRFLAEAAARGAVAALGESLEGFAASPLPLPYIEVAEVRSALADVAAAFYGYPARQLWTIGVTGTDGKTTTCNLICTILETAGLASGLMTTANFKLKGKEWENTTRQSTLEALEIQALLRRMLDAGVTHAVIEATSHGLELARVRGCEFDVGVVTNITSEHLDFHGTVENYRRAKARLFEMLDINRQKTLPTRAAAVLNRDDSSFAFLLPFCHAPVLDYGIDTPASFQVTELELGATGTRFSVRFPHERQPVPMSTPLVGRFNVSNCLAAIAVTYHLGLSPSQIAQGLARARSVSGRMEHVAAGQPFSVIVDYAHTPDSLQKVLATLRPLTPGRLLLVFGSAGERDVQKRPAMGAVAAQMTDFFVITDEDPREEDRLKILQEIAKGAIAAGKQEGRDFLCIADRRTAIATALAAARPGDTVLLAGKGHEQSIIMGREKLPWNERQVALEELQRLGYDGSSSTL comes from the coding sequence ATGATTCTGAAGACGCTGTTGGCTGCCCTGCCTTCGCCGCCGCGGGCCATCTACCCCGGTGGCCCTCTCAATGAGACGGCTGCCCTGGAACAGCTTCCTGTCTCTCAGCTGGCCTATGACTCGCGGCGCGTCGAGCCAGGGACGCTCTTTATTGCTGTACCCGGTACGCATACCGATGGCCGCCGCTTCCTGGCCGAGGCCGCCGCCCGCGGCGCAGTGGCCGCCCTCGGCGAGTCGCTGGAGGGCTTCGCCGCCTCTCCTCTTCCTTTGCCCTATATCGAGGTCGCCGAGGTGCGCAGCGCTCTCGCCGATGTGGCCGCCGCTTTCTACGGCTACCCCGCTCGCCAGCTCTGGACAATCGGCGTCACTGGTACCGATGGTAAAACAACTACCTGTAATTTGATCTGTACGATTTTGGAGACCGCTGGCCTGGCGAGCGGACTGATGACAACGGCGAATTTTAAGTTGAAGGGCAAGGAGTGGGAGAATACTACTCGCCAGAGTACACTGGAGGCCCTGGAGATTCAGGCCCTGCTCCGACGCATGCTGGACGCCGGCGTCACCCACGCTGTGATCGAGGCCACCTCTCATGGCCTGGAGCTGGCCCGCGTGCGCGGCTGCGAGTTCGATGTGGGCGTGGTCACCAATATTACGTCGGAGCATCTGGATTTCCACGGCACCGTCGAGAACTACCGCCGGGCCAAGGCTCGCCTCTTCGAGATGCTGGATATCAATCGCCAGAAGACGCTGCCAACCCGCGCCGCCGCTGTGCTGAACCGCGACGATAGCAGCTTTGCGTTCTTGTTGCCTTTCTGCCACGCTCCGGTCCTGGACTACGGGATCGATACGCCCGCGAGTTTCCAGGTGACGGAGCTGGAGCTGGGGGCCACCGGCACGCGCTTTTCCGTCCGCTTCCCTCATGAACGCCAGCCTGTTCCTATGAGCACCCCTCTGGTGGGCCGCTTTAATGTGAGCAATTGCCTGGCAGCCATCGCGGTGACCTATCATCTGGGCCTGAGTCCGTCTCAGATCGCTCAGGGCCTGGCCCGCGCTCGCAGCGTGAGCGGGCGCATGGAGCATGTGGCCGCCGGCCAGCCTTTCTCTGTGATCGTGGACTACGCCCATACGCCCGATAGCCTGCAGAAGGTACTGGCAACGCTCCGCCCTCTGACTCCAGGCCGCTTGCTGCTGGTCTTCGGCTCCGCCGGCGAGCGCGATGTCCAAAAACGCCCGGCTATGGGCGCTGTGGCTGCCCAAATGACGGATTTCTTCGTTATTACTGATGAAGATCCGCGGGAAGAAGATCGCCTGAAAATCCTGCAAGAGATTGCTAAAGGAGCAATAGCTGCCGGAAAGCAGGAGGGCCGCGATTTTCTGTGCATCGCGGATCGCCGGACGGCGATCGCTACCGCTCTGGCCGCCGCGCGCCCAGGCGATACGGTGCTGCTAGCTGGCAAGGGCCATGAGCAAAGCATTATTATGGGTCGCGAGAAGCTGCCCTGGAATGAGCGACAGGTGGCACTCGAAGAGCTGCAACGGCTCGGTTATGACGGCAGTAGCTCAACTCTCTAG